In Eubalaena glacialis isolate mEubGla1 chromosome 3, mEubGla1.1.hap2.+ XY, whole genome shotgun sequence, the following are encoded in one genomic region:
- the SLAMF8 gene encoding SLAM family member 8 isoform X1, translated as MGLSRRTTAPSMHPLDLGCSGFGCRATLPAFPKYGRVVPVESPSLGSAQVQGQVGGSALLVAERPPGFQIRDAIWRSLWPSEELLATFFRGSLETLYHSRFLGRAQLHGNLSLELRPLESGDSGNFSVLLVDKEGRAWTQTLQFKVYDAVPRPEVQVFIAVSGDAQPPKTCQVFLSCWAPNISDITYSWRREGTIDLDIKPGGLFMDGQVLSVSLGPGDKGVAYSCIISNPVSWDLATVTPWESCHRQAAPGMASYKDVLLVVVPVLLLLILAGLSAWHWGPCSGKKKKDVCADEVAPETENPLV; from the exons ATGGGACTTTCCAGAAGGACCACAGCTCCTTCCATGCATCCGCTTGACCTGGGATGTTCTGGATTTGGCTGTCGAGCGACTTTGCCTGCCTTTCCGAAGTATGGCCGTGTGGTCCCTGTGGAGTCTCCTTCTCTGGGAAG TGCCCAAGTTCAGGGCCAGGTGGGGGGCTCGGCGCTGCTGGTGGCAGAGCGCCCTCCCGGCTTCCAAATCCGAGATGCCATCTGGAGATCCCTCTGGCCTTCAGAAGAGCTCCTGGCCACGTTTTTCCGGGGGTCTCTGGAGACGCTGTACCACTCCCGCTTCCTGGGCCGAGCCCAGCTGCACGGCAACCTCAGCTTGGAGCTGCGGCCGCTGGAGTCTGGAGACAGCGGCAACTTCTCCGTGCTGCTGGTGGACAAGGAAGGTCGAGCCTGGACCCAGACCCTGCAGTTCAAGGTGTATG ATGCAGTGCCCAGGCCCGAGGTACAAGTGTTCATTGCTGTATCAGGGGATGCTCAGCCCCCCAAGACCTGCCAAGTGTTCCTGTCCTGTTGGGCTCCCAACATCAGCGACATAACCTATAGCTGGCGACGGGAGGGAACCATTGACCTTGATATCAAGCCAGGTGGCCTCTTCATGGACGGACAGGTGCTGAGTGTGTCACTGGGACCAGGTGACAAAGGTGTGGCCTATTCCTGCATTATCTCAAACCCTGTCAGCTGGGACTTGGCCACAGTCACCCCCTGGGAGAGCTGCCATCGCCAGGCAG CTCCAGGGATGGCGTCCTACAAAGATGTGCTACTGGTGGTGGTGCCTGTCTTGCTGCTCCTGATCCTGGCTGGTCTCTCTGCCTGGCACTGGGGCCCCTGCTCAG ggaaaaagaagaaggatGTCTGTGCTGATGAAGTGGCTCCAGAGACAGAGAACCCCCTTGTGTAG
- the SLAMF8 gene encoding SLAM family member 8 isoform X3, which yields MAVWSLWSLLLWEALLPFVVTSAQVQGQVGGSALLVAERPPGFQIRDAIWRSLWPSEELLATFFRGSLETLYHSRFLGRAQLHGNLSLELRPLESGDSGNFSVLLVDKEGRAWTQTLQFKVYDAVPRPEVQVFIAVSGDAQPPKTCQVFLSCWAPNISDITYSWRREGTIDLDIKPGGLFMDGQVLSVSLGPGDKGVAYSCIISNPVSWDLATVTPWESCHRQAAPGMASYKDVLLVVVPVLLLLILAGLSAWHWGPCSGKKKKDVCADEVAPETENPLV from the exons ATGGCCGTGTGGTCCCTGTGGAGTCTCCTTCTCTGGGAAG CACTACTTCCCTTCGTTGTCACCAGTGCCCAAGTTCAGGGCCAGGTGGGGGGCTCGGCGCTGCTGGTGGCAGAGCGCCCTCCCGGCTTCCAAATCCGAGATGCCATCTGGAGATCCCTCTGGCCTTCAGAAGAGCTCCTGGCCACGTTTTTCCGGGGGTCTCTGGAGACGCTGTACCACTCCCGCTTCCTGGGCCGAGCCCAGCTGCACGGCAACCTCAGCTTGGAGCTGCGGCCGCTGGAGTCTGGAGACAGCGGCAACTTCTCCGTGCTGCTGGTGGACAAGGAAGGTCGAGCCTGGACCCAGACCCTGCAGTTCAAGGTGTATG ATGCAGTGCCCAGGCCCGAGGTACAAGTGTTCATTGCTGTATCAGGGGATGCTCAGCCCCCCAAGACCTGCCAAGTGTTCCTGTCCTGTTGGGCTCCCAACATCAGCGACATAACCTATAGCTGGCGACGGGAGGGAACCATTGACCTTGATATCAAGCCAGGTGGCCTCTTCATGGACGGACAGGTGCTGAGTGTGTCACTGGGACCAGGTGACAAAGGTGTGGCCTATTCCTGCATTATCTCAAACCCTGTCAGCTGGGACTTGGCCACAGTCACCCCCTGGGAGAGCTGCCATCGCCAGGCAG CTCCAGGGATGGCGTCCTACAAAGATGTGCTACTGGTGGTGGTGCCTGTCTTGCTGCTCCTGATCCTGGCTGGTCTCTCTGCCTGGCACTGGGGCCCCTGCTCAG ggaaaaagaagaaggatGTCTGTGCTGATGAAGTGGCTCCAGAGACAGAGAACCCCCTTGTGTAG
- the SLAMF8 gene encoding SLAM family member 8 isoform X2, whose product MHPLALQMGQWKRLEGRALLPFVVTSAQVQGQVGGSALLVAERPPGFQIRDAIWRSLWPSEELLATFFRGSLETLYHSRFLGRAQLHGNLSLELRPLESGDSGNFSVLLVDKEGRAWTQTLQFKVYDAVPRPEVQVFIAVSGDAQPPKTCQVFLSCWAPNISDITYSWRREGTIDLDIKPGGLFMDGQVLSVSLGPGDKGVAYSCIISNPVSWDLATVTPWESCHRQAAPGMASYKDVLLVVVPVLLLLILAGLSAWHWGPCSGKKKKDVCADEVAPETENPLV is encoded by the exons ATGCACCCCCTTGCTTTACAAATGGGACAATGGAAGCGTTTAGAGGGAAGAG CACTACTTCCCTTCGTTGTCACCAGTGCCCAAGTTCAGGGCCAGGTGGGGGGCTCGGCGCTGCTGGTGGCAGAGCGCCCTCCCGGCTTCCAAATCCGAGATGCCATCTGGAGATCCCTCTGGCCTTCAGAAGAGCTCCTGGCCACGTTTTTCCGGGGGTCTCTGGAGACGCTGTACCACTCCCGCTTCCTGGGCCGAGCCCAGCTGCACGGCAACCTCAGCTTGGAGCTGCGGCCGCTGGAGTCTGGAGACAGCGGCAACTTCTCCGTGCTGCTGGTGGACAAGGAAGGTCGAGCCTGGACCCAGACCCTGCAGTTCAAGGTGTATG ATGCAGTGCCCAGGCCCGAGGTACAAGTGTTCATTGCTGTATCAGGGGATGCTCAGCCCCCCAAGACCTGCCAAGTGTTCCTGTCCTGTTGGGCTCCCAACATCAGCGACATAACCTATAGCTGGCGACGGGAGGGAACCATTGACCTTGATATCAAGCCAGGTGGCCTCTTCATGGACGGACAGGTGCTGAGTGTGTCACTGGGACCAGGTGACAAAGGTGTGGCCTATTCCTGCATTATCTCAAACCCTGTCAGCTGGGACTTGGCCACAGTCACCCCCTGGGAGAGCTGCCATCGCCAGGCAG CTCCAGGGATGGCGTCCTACAAAGATGTGCTACTGGTGGTGGTGCCTGTCTTGCTGCTCCTGATCCTGGCTGGTCTCTCTGCCTGGCACTGGGGCCCCTGCTCAG ggaaaaagaagaaggatGTCTGTGCTGATGAAGTGGCTCCAGAGACAGAGAACCCCCTTGTGTAG